A region from the Gossypium hirsutum isolate 1008001.06 chromosome A08, Gossypium_hirsutum_v2.1, whole genome shotgun sequence genome encodes:
- the LOC107938391 gene encoding transcription initiation factor TFIID subunit 7, translating to MDEQFILRVPPSVAERINRLLSENASSSEDKSLDLEFSEDGRTGTFVIGNDRFPASVLDLPCVVESYKTYDDSALVKTADVGQMILVRESGEASPDVVEYRHGLTPPLRDARKRRFRREPDLNPELVQRVEKDLVNIMSGGTVENLDADVNGQGDAGDENARNANKKAPPAAAAKPEVPDTGGNAGEPDGSDSDDSDDSM from the exons ATGGATGAGCAATTCATTCTTAGAGTTCCACCTTCTGTCGCTGAACGCATAAATCGTCTTTTAAGTGAAAACGCTTCATCTTCCGAGGACAAATCACTGGATTTGGAATTTTCTG AGGATGGACGGACCGGCACATTTGTCATTGGCAATGATCGTTTCCCTGCATCTGTCCTTGATCTACCTTGTGTTGTTGAGTCATACAAAACTTACGACGATAGTGCATTGGTTAAAACAGCTGATGTCGGTCAA ATGATTTTGGTCAGAGAGTCTGGAGAAGCTTCTCCAGATGTGGTGGAATACAGACACGGTCTAACTCCTCCATTGAGGGATGCTCGGAAGCGAAGATTTCGAAGGGAGCCAGATCTAAAT CCAGAGCTCGTACAACGTGTTGAAAAAGATTTGGTGAACATCATGTCTGGAGGAACAGTTGAAAATCTCG ATGCTGATGTCAATGGACAAGGTGATGCGGGTGATGAGAACGCTCGTAATGCGAATAAGAAAGCTCCGCCTGCAGCTGCTGCAAAGCCTGAAGTTCCCGATACAGGAGGCAATGCCGGGGAACCTGATGGATCCGATTCTGATGACTCTGATGATTCAATGTGA
- the LOC107938379 gene encoding uncharacterized protein, with translation MAMESVSVTHTISATNQKNPFRITPIIHSRRLFHLQAAARFRFGFISSYKKSDFQDFQGFAKPSRLFPSTEPKICTEALKETIFPSTGLDGARTLYKVRLQTSNMYGSSLSNINVGILLCLIDEKGDSILKRIPAYLLSEHSMELENTVVPETLHFQRGSIDEFVFEGSELGKVQALWIGIESGQWRLGGVSLVILNPSRSSSGGNFEHIGAKYDFEVDDILLGEGGDESMVELRPCLVSKLSENEDFSQPTSPLSDKVSKEQSMKEYADLKFSLLLYDAVLILSGASFASFSIGESSAFAFLLGGIIGFLYLLLLQRSVDGLPASELISSSNPKDETVRFKGPVSSLALAIAVSSLVIKYSMGEGPFVLTPKELLVGMMGFLACKLAVILAAFKPLRVGIEKSK, from the exons ATGGCCATGGAGTCGGTTTCCGTAACTCACACAATCTCTGCAACGAATCAAAAGAATCCCTTTAGAATTACACCAATAATTCATTCAAGAAGATTGTTTCACTTGCAAGCTGCTGCTCGTTTTCGCTTTGGGTTCATCTCTTCTTACAAGAAGTCTGATTTTCAAG ATTTTCAGGGTTTTGCAAAACCTTCACGGCTTTTTCCGTCCACGGAACCGAAAATCTGTACCGAAGCCTTGAAAGAAACTATCTTTCCATCAACCGGCTTGGATGGAGCTCGGACTTTGTACAAAGTTAGGCTGCAAACAAGTAACATGTACGGCTCGAGTTTGAGTAATATAAATGTCGGAATACTCTTGTGTTTGATTGATGAGAAAGGAGACTCAATATTAAAGAGAATACCGGCATATCTGTTAAGTGAACATTCTATGGAATTGGAGAACACGGTGGTGCCTGAAACTCTCCATTTCCAAAGAGGTTCCATCGATGAATTTGTCTTCGAGGGGTCGGAATTGGGGAAAGTTCAAGCTCTTTGGATCGGTATTGAATCAG GTCAATGGAGATTAGGAGGTGTCAGCCTGGTCATCCTTAATCCATCTCGATCTTCCTCGGGGGGAAACTTTGAACATATTGGTGCTAAATACGACTTTGAAGTCGACGATATCTTGCTCGGAGAGGGTGGTGATGAGTCCATGGTAGAACTAAGACCTTGTCTCGTTTCCAAGTTATCAGAAAACGAGGACTTTTCTCAACCAACTTCACCCTTGAGTGACAAGGTATCTAAAGAACAAAGTATGAAGGAATATGCAGATTTGAAGTTCTCTTTGTTACTTTATGATGCCGTTCTTATACTTTCCGGTGCATCGTTTGCATCTTTCTCGATCGGGGAAAGTTCTGCTTTTGCATTCTTACTTGGTGGGATCATCGGTTTTCTTTATTTGTTGCTATTACAACGGTCTGTTGATGGTTTACCAGCTTCGGAATTAATATCCAGCAGCAACCCAAAAGATGAAACGGTTCGGTTTAAGGGTCCGGTATCAAGTCTTGCACTAGCTATAGCAGTTTCTTCATTAGTAATCAAATACAGCATGGGGGAAGGTCCATTTGTGTTGACTCCAAAAGAACTTTTGGTCGGAATGATGGGATTTCTTGCATGTAAACTGGCTGTCATTTTGGCTGCATTTAAGCCCTTGCGTGTGGGTATTGAAAAGAGTAAATGA
- the LOC107938380 gene encoding serine/threonine-protein phosphatase PP2A-2 catalytic subunit: protein MTSSVDSNSHGNLDEQISQLMQCKPLSEQEVRVLCDKAKEILMDESNVQPVKSPVTICGDIHGQFHDLAELFRIGGKCPDTNYLFMGDYVDRGYYSVETVTLLVALKVRYPQRITILRGNHESRQITQVYGFYDECLRKYGSANVWKIFTDLFDYFPLTALVESEIFCLHGGLSPSIETLDNIRNFDRVQEVPHEGPMCDLLWSDPDDRCGWGISPRGAGYTFGQDISEQFNHTNSLKLIARAHQLVMEGYNWGHEQKVVTIFSAPNYCYRCGNMASILEVDDCQGHTFIQFEPAPRRGEPDVTRRTPDYFL from the exons atGACGTCTTCGGTGGATTCAAACTCACATGGAAACCTAGACGAGCAGATTTCGCAGTTGATGCAGTGCAAGCCCTTATCGGAGCAagag GTTAGGGTATTATGTGATAAGGCTAAGGAGATACTGATGGATGAAAGCAATGTTCAG CCTGTGAAAAGTCCTGTTACAATATGCGGTGATATTCATGGGCAATTTCATGATCTTGCAGAGCTTTTTCGAATTGGGGGGAAG TGTCCAGATACAAATTACTTGTTCATGGGAGATTATGTTGATCGTGGTTACTATTCAGTTGAAACTGTAACA CTCTTGGTAGCTCTCAAAGTGCGTTACCCCCAACGGATAACTATTCTGAGGGGAAATCATGAGAGCCGTCAG ATTACTCAAGTGTATGGGTTTTATGATGAGTGCCTAAGGAA GTACGGCAGTGCCAACGTTTGGAAGATCTTCACTGATCTGTTTGATTATTTTCCACTAACAGCATTG GTTGAATCTGAAATTTTCTGTCTCCATGGTGGGTTATCTCCATCCATTGAAACACTGGATAACATACGTAACTTTGACCGTGTTCAAGAAGTTCCTCATGAGGGTCCTATGTGCGATCTTTTGTGGTCTGACCCTGATGATCGGTGTGGATGGGGCATTTCACCTAGGGGTGCCGGATATACCTTTGGccaa GACATATCCGAGCAATTTAACCATACAAACAGTTTGAAGCTGATTGCTAGGGCTCATCAGCTGGTCATGGAAGGATACAATTGGGGTCAT GAACAAAAGGTTGTTACTATATTCAGTGCGCCAAATTATTGCTATCGATGTGGAAACATGGCCTCCATCTTGGAAGTAGACGATTGCCAGGGTCATACATTCATTCAG TTTGAGCCGGCTCCAAGGAGAGGAGAGCCGGATGTGACCCGGAGGACACCTGACTACTTCCTATAA
- the LOC107938367 gene encoding non-specific lipid transfer protein GPI-anchored 6 produces MASSILPCILLITALFGLASSDVNQDKAECKNHLMGLAPCLSFVDGEAKTPTVDCCGGLKQVLGKSKKCLCVVIRDKDDSSAGLKINATLAAALPYACRAKVNMTDCISLLHLAPNSQEAKLFEGYQKLTERHPIMATTTPSTTGKSTGNGTEKSGGGKGNEMALGASLWVFTVLLLNFGV; encoded by the exons ATGGCGTCTTCAATACTCCCATGCATATTACTTATTACAGCACTGTTCGGTTTAGCGAGCTCCGACGTGAACCAAGACAAAGCCGAGTGCAAGAACCATTTGATGGGGTTGGCTCCGTGTTTGTCGTTCGTCGACGGTGAGGCTAAAACCCCCACCGTGGATTGCTGTGGTGGGCTTAAACAGGTGTTGGGTAAGAGCAAGAAGTGTCTCTGTGTGGTGATCAGAGATAAGGATGATTCCAGCGCCGGGCTTAAGATCAACGCCACACTCGCCGCCGCTCTTCCCTACGCTTGCCGTGCCAAAGTTAACATGACTGATTGCATTT CCCTTCTCCATTTGGCACCAAATTCCCAGGAAGCGAAGTTATTTGAAGGATACCAAAAGCTGACAGAAAGGCACCCCATAATGGCGACTACCACCCCATCTACCACCG GAAAGTCCACGGGCAATGGTACGGAGAAGAGTGGGGGAGGAAAGGGAAATGAGATGGCTTTGGGAGCTTCTTTATGGGTTTTCACTGTGCTTCTTCTTAACTTTGGTGTGTAA
- the LOC107938377 gene encoding splicing factor 1: MSTKVDQISAVGPHIANMSATTTSSTASTTGPKVSRFAAKTGFVIPKNKLSGSLVPIFRGGKKPGGNATTNEDNMDQIQRKTKWGPDPTQDAAVRRGRALAYQTRVDQITQQLKSGNLDAGDTEDSPFVSQNMVKSTSDTQLESEKLELLEIERREAIGEILKLNPSYKAPADYKPLLKDATVPIPVKEYPGCNFVGLIFGPGSDTKKRLEKETGAIVQVYGIKANTGEKVEISTPDGNETQDAYEELYVHLSADTFEKVDGAVALIELLVSSISGNLGAGSVPAISGNDVNVLSQIPDTAVSCVTDAALNQQVPQLTIASPQGQFQYQNSWFPTSSMPLNFSAPVINSSVPAQSSPSNLSSLFGPRPPPAAGYNSIVQNSSLVSSSPQLPRQVQSQPYMPLMHPLSHTGPQNFLIPNPNPPSSQPGNFSSLPFTGNQPHALGPLPGPRPSMPLFPQAASNVSSGLLKEQPAVPAGSSSGWSANSASPGLSNVGQLAPPAVLSQVPHPVIPRPVVALSSSAPPNMSASFATGQSGPRLTSAPVNHPSLPFPPGPPLVSAPPPMQSSLPAISMAQPPNPSLNPAMLSRPIISQVPSTSLPPSLPRGTSGSIPGNMANFAPINQPSAIAARSQQSSSGDFTFQPQQTQGPAYPMVPRPVSQAANQHGLAPRSAVHLQPPQAPPFQFGVPNSTPQSGMQVFPRPQGGNQMGLPQTLMSSSQLAAQQNAMSARPPAFPGTGPNPVPQMGLRNFVPPPQAPNIAGSFPSRPGHSLQHQQHYPPLPPRPGNFTPPNPRFSSSGFPQSTRSTSGHSAGQQVYDPFSPTSVPGASQHQGGGKANARKQDSDPEYEDLMASVGVK; the protein is encoded by the exons ATGAGTACAAAGGTTGACCAGATATCTGCTGTTGGACCTCACATTGCCAATATGTCTGCAACAACTACTTCATCCACTGCATCAACTACAGGCCCAAAGGTCTCAAGGTTTGCTGCGAAGACTGGCTTTGTTATACCTAAAAATAAATTGTCAGGTTCACTGGTCCCTATTTTCCGAGGAGGTAAAAAACCCGGAGGAAATGCTACCACCAATGAAGATAATATGGACCAGATTCAGAGGAAAACAAAATGGGGCCCTGATCCAACACAGGATGCTGCTGTTAGAAGGGGTAGGGCCTTAGCTTATCAG ACTCGGGTGGACCAGATTACGCAACAGCTGAAGTCAGGAAATCTGGATGCCGGGGATACCGAAGACTCACCATTCGTGTCTCAGAATATGGTTAAAAGCACTTCTGATACTCAACTTGAAAGTGAG AAATTAGAACTCTTGGAGATTGAAAGACGGGAGGCTATTG GTGAAATACTAAAATTGAATCCAAGCTACAAAGCACCAGCAGATTATAAACCATTATTGAAAGATGCAACAGTTCCCATTCCT GTGAAGGAATATCCTGGATGCAATTTTGTTGGTCTAATATTTGGTCCCGGAAGTGATACTAAGAAGCGACTAGAAAAG GAAACTGGAGCTATAGTACAAGTTTACGGCATTAAAGCAAATACTGGAGAGAAG GTTGAAATTTCTACTCCCGATGGTAATGAAACCCAGGATGCTTATGAAGAGCTGTATGTTCATCTATCAGCTGACACTTTTGAGAAAGTTGATGGAGCGGTGGCGCTGATTGAGTTGCTAGTTAGTTCAATATCA GGAAATTTAGGTGCTGGTTCAGTGCCTGCGATATCTGGTAATGATGTGAATGTTCTAAGTCAAATCCCTGACACAGCTGTATCATGTGTGACTGATGCTGCTTTAAATCAGCAAGTGCCACAACTTACAATAGCATCTCCACAAGGTCAGTTTCAATATCAGAATTCATGGTTCCCTACCAGCTCTATGCCGCTGAATTTTTCAGCACCAGTTATCAATAGTTCTGTACCTGCACAGTCCTCACCTTCGAACCTGTCTTCACTCTTTGGGCCACGGCCACCTCCTGCGGCTGGATACAACTCAATTGTTCAAAACTCATCCCTTGTTTCATCCAGTCCACAACTTCCAAGACAAGTACAATCACAGCCATATATGCCTCTGATGCATCCTCTAAGTCATACCGgtcctcaaaattttcttatccCGAATCCAAATCCTCCATCTTCTCAACCTGGCAATTTTTCTTCACTACCTTTTACTGGAAACCAGCCCCATGCGCTGGGGCCACTCCCTGGCCCTAGACCGTCGATGCCTTTGTTTCCCCAAGCTGCATCTAATGTTTCATCAGGACTGCTAAAAGAGCAGCCAGCAGTACCTGCAGGAAGCTCCTCAGGCTGGTCAGCCAACTCTGCGTCCCCAGGTCTGAGCAATGTAGGGCAACTGGCTCCACCTGCAGTTCTATCCCAGGTGCCTCATCCTGTAATTCCACGGCCGGTTGTTGCATTGAGTTCTTCTGCCCCTCCAAACATGTCAGCTTCTTTTGCAACCGGGCAATCTGGTCCTCGGTTAACCAGTGCACCTGTCAACCATCCATCCTTGCCTTTTCCTCCTGGTCCTCCACTAGTGTCTGCACCACCACCAATGCAATCCTCTTTACCAGCCATTTCCATGGCACAACCGCCAAATCCATCTCTAAATCCAGCAATGTTATCTAGACCAATTATCTCACAAGTACCATCCACATCCTTGCCACCATCTCTGCCAAGAGGAACTTCAGGTTCTATTCCTGGAAACATGGCAAATTTTGCTCCCATAAATCAACCTTCAGCAATAGCTGCTAGATCACAACAGTCAAGTTCAGGGGATTTTACATTTCAACCTCAGCAAACACAGGGCCCAGCCTATCCAATGGTTCCAAGACCAGTCAGTCAGGCTGCAAATCAACATGGTCTAGCCCCCAGATCAGCAGTTCACCTGCAACCACCACAAGCTCCACCTTTCCAGTTTGGTGTGCCCAATTCCACTCCCCAATCAGGAATGCAAGTGTTTCCTAGGCCTCAGGGTGGCAACCAGATGGGTTTGCCACAAACTCTCATGTCTTCTTCACAGCTCGCTGCTCAGCAAAATGCCATGTCTGCCAGACCTCCAGCATTCCCGGGCACCGGTCCTAATCCAGTTCCACAAATGGGATTGAGAAACTTTGTTCCACCTCCCCAAGCACCCAATATTGCTGGTTCCTTTCCTTCTAGGCCAGGGCATTCTTTGCAACATCAACAGCATTACCCACCTCTGCCACCTAGGCCGGGAAATTTCACACCTCCAAACCCCCGATTTTCCAGCAGTGGTTTCCCACAGTCCACTAGGTCTACATCGGGCCATTCTGCCGGACAGCAAGTTTATGATCCATTCTCTCCCACTTCTGTTCCTGGGGCATCTCAACACCAGGGAGGTGGTAAAGCAAATGCAAGGAAACAGGACAGTGATCCCGAGTATGAAGATTTGATGGCTTCAGTAGGAGTAAAGTAG
- the LOC121204839 gene encoding transmembrane protein 45A, translating into MGTLVGHVAPGFAFFALGFWHLFNHIKLHSLNPNSYTSFPWFPTLKFRYLELVLIMVGSSISISMELFIGPAKHQPFDTDGTIPSNHLHNFEHSAISMTFFIYAAFSIVLDKTSINIDLMFKHSLTQFLGAIAFAQQLFLFHLHSADHMGVEGQYHLLLQSAIVVSLVTTLMGIGYPKSFMVSFIRSLSILYQGLWLMTMGFMLWTPNLIPKGCFIHLEVGHQVVKCSSDEALHRAKSLVNIEFSWALIGVTIFAMTFYLVLVKLYGQKVEYSTLKSHENDHFELGEEEEEEDVESQKGSNKQGEPTKGFIHMGKGYAIMDIER; encoded by the coding sequence ATGGGTACTTTAGTGGGACATGTTGCACCGGGTTTTGCATTTTTTGCACTTGGGTTTTGGCATCTTTTCAATCACATCAAGCTTCATTCTTTAAACCCAAATTCATACACATCTTTCCCATGGTTCCCAACCTTGAAATTTAGGTACTTGGAGCTGGTTTTGATCATGGTTGGTTCATCAATCTCCATATCAATGGAGCTTTTCATTGGTCCAGCAAAGCATCAACCTTTTGACACTGATGGAACCATCCCATCTAACCATCTTCATAACTTTGAACACTCAGCTATATCAATGACTTTCTTCATATATGCTGCTTTTTCCATAGTCCTTGACAAAACTAGCATCAATATCGACCTTATGTTTAAGCATAGCTTAACACAATTCCTTGGAGCAATTGCCTTTGCCCAACAGCTGTTTCTGTTCCATCTTCACTCAGCTGATCATATGGGAGTTGAAGGCCAATACCATTTGCTATTACAAAGCGCTATAGTTGTGTCTTTAGTCACAACTTTAATGGGAATTGGGTACCCAAAGAGCTTTATGGTTAGTTTCATTAGGTCTCTTAGCATTTTGTACCAAGGGTTATGGCTTATGACCATGGGGTTTATGCTTTGGACCCCAAACTTGATCCCTAAAGGTTGTTTCATCCATTTAGAAGTGGGGCACCAAGTGGTTAAATGTTCAAGTGATGAAGCACTTCATAGAGCTAAGTCATTAGTCAATATAGAATTTAGTTGGGCTTTGATTGGTGTTACCATTTTTGCTATGACCTTTTATCTTGTTTTGGTCAAATTATATGGTCAAAAAGTTGAGTATTCAACATTGAAAAGCCATGAAAATGATCACTTTGAActtggtgaagaagaagaagaagaagacgttGAATCTCAAAAGGGAAGCAATAAACAAGGTGAACCCACCAAAGGGTTTATTCACATGGGAAAAGGGTATGCAATTATGGACATTGAAAGGTAa